In the genome of Eschrichtius robustus isolate mEscRob2 chromosome 2, mEscRob2.pri, whole genome shotgun sequence, the window CATAGGACATTTGCACCTGCTATTTCCTGGGTCAGGCACTCAGCTCCTCTTGTGCACGGCCCGCTCCTTCTTTCTATATGAGGCTCAACTCAAGCCCACCTCCTCATTGTCACACTTATCGCTGcccagatggggaaaccgaggctcagagagaagcAGTGACTGTCCCAGGTCACCCAGCAGAGCCAGACCTCACCCCCAGCCCGAGGCCACCCTTCTTGGCCAGGCCCACCACTGAGCAACTGGCCCAGCCCCCTGTCTTGCCCTCGTCCAGTTAGCCTAATGAGGGCCTTGAGAGCCCCAGATGAAAGCAGGTGGGAAGGGCAGGGGTGATTATCTGCCCTAATGGTGGTGATTCAGGCAGTGGCCGGCAATGGCTCGGCTCCCCCGCTCCCCTGCCCGGCCTCAAAAATGTGGGGAGACTGAGACAGGCCTGGGGTCACCGACCACCCTGGTCTCCCACTTATCACCaacctcctccttctctttctttgtccCTTCATCTCCTCTTGCCTCATACATTCCACAAACacatattgagcacctactgtttgcTGGGCAGGGCAGCAGGGATATGACTCCAATTCGATGAGGTTCTGGGCACTTTGGAGCCCCAGCTCCatgcccccacctcccacctcaggCAGGTCATTtgccctccctgtgcctcagtttcctcatctgccaaatgGGTGTCTAGGAAGACATAGAGGGGTCCCCAACTCCGGCAGGTCCTGAGTTTTGTTTTGCAGGGTGGGGAGTTCAGAGTTcagacccagctctgcccccaTCTCATTATGTACTGGGCCCACGGGGGCCCTTCTgggagcctcagcttcccctctGTAAATGGGCCCCGTGACCCCAACCTCAACTATCTCACAAAGACCCTTCTGCTGAGCCAGGCCCGGAGCTGGGAGCTTCCCCTGTGACCTTCACCCCAACTGTCCAACCCTCCTTCCAAGTGGGTTggaccccattttacagttgaggaaactgaggccccagtcAGAAAATGACTTGGCTGACGCCACGCAGCCAGAGAAGCCTCCGGACCCTCCCTCAAGTGAGAGAGGATCCCAGCTCACTGCTGCTACTACTGCTGCCTTTGCTGTTATTGTCCGCCTATCGGCCCTGTACCCCTGCCCCCGCGCAGCGCCCCCGGCTACTCACTGTCAGGGCTGTCGCGCCAGCGGGTGCCCTGCACGCGGCCGCTGGGGTCCACACACAGGAAGAAGTGGGTGGAGGAGAAGAGGCGCCGCCAGCGCACGTCGCCCTCCGGATGCGTGTAGCTGCGCGGTCTCCGCGGACTGTTCGGGGTCCCCGCGGCGCCGGGCGCCCGTGCCAGCAGTAGCCACGCCAGGCCCAGCCACAGGCGGCCGCGTAGAGCCCCGCACCCCGCTCGCCGCCGCCTGCTCTTGTCTCCCCGCGCGCGTCCGCGGCTCTGCCATTGCGAGATGGGGGGCGGAGTGCTTGACGGGGCCAATGGGGGCCTCGGGGGCGGGGCCAGAGCCACAGTGGGTGGGCCGGGATGCGGGGCGGGGCCGTGGTCAGGGCGGCCTGACCGCCCTGCAAAGTCTGGGACAGGCCAATGCGGCCCCTGGGGGGCGGGGCCAGAGCCGCAGGGGGCGGGATGACTCCCCACGGGGGGCGGGGCCAGTACAAGGGCGGGGCCCATTCGGGAAAACACTCCGGCCTCCACGCGTGTTTATTTGTCTTGCGGGGCGGGGAGGGCGGTGCTTCTCCGTGAGTAGCCAGATTGGCCTGCAGGGGCTGCGGGGGTGTGAGTGTGAGAGAGGCGGGCCACAGAGAAACGGCGGGAGTCAgagccagagagagggagagacagagccagagacagagagatataaagatgtaaagatgccaggtgtacagcacaggtcttgtaataacctatgatggaaaagaatccgaaaaagaagagatatatacgtataactgaatcattttgcggTACGCCTGAagataacacaacattgtaaattaactacacatCAATTTTTTaacagggtaaaaaaaaaaaagacagagccagacacagagaaagacaaagacaaagagacaagagactgaGAGGCAGAGATAGACAGAGACTAAGATGGAGGGACAGAGACTATGAGACTGCACAGGCGGAGATGgctgagacagagacagagacagacagatgtgtgagagacagagagacagggagagacggAGCTGCCCAGGGGTCAGAGGTTGGGACGGAAGTTCTGGCCCGAGTGCCTGTCCCTGCCAGTCAGGCCCCTGGGCAGGGAATGCCCCGGGGGGCTTGTCTACCCGTCCAACTGGCGCTTCCTGAGAGCCAGGCCCAGGGGGCATGCGGCTTCGCTGAGGGGTGGGCCTGGGGGACAGTGTGGGTGGAGGAGCAGGTGAACTGTTGGAGCATGCTGTGCACACAGGTGTTGGGCAGGAAGGTGGCCGAGGGGAGGATGGACAGTTGGGCATGTCCGCGGCCAGCTGATGGGGACCGGGATGATGACCAAGGCCAGCACCCCGTCCCCAGCATCCGTCTCTGCATGTCCAAGGTGGTAGGAATGGGGCCGCACTGTTTATACCCACACCTGCTCATCATTTACAGACACACCCACCCAGTGCCCAGGGCCCTGCGAGGTGAATGCAGTAAACCTTCACAGACTCAGAGCCAAGCGACATCATTGACAGGTGGGGAAGCCAAGGCCCAAGAGGGGCAGGGATTTCCCCAAGGCCCCACACAGGACACATCCCAGGGCTCCCTGCGTTTTGGCTCCTGGCGGCTCAGTTCTACAGCCATGGATGCAGGCGACACCTTTAAATAGCACCGGGGTGAGGACAAGGTGACAACCCTGCCCTGATGGACTGCTGGGGGGCCAACCGGTCCAGCCGGACGGTGTCGCCGGGATGCCTTCCTGGTGGCTCCAGAGATTCCCTGATCCCTCTTCCTGGCCCCAGGAGGGCCACGCAGGGGGTGTGGCAGACATCCAAGCCCAGGACCCCAGGACTGAGATGGGAGTCCAGCCCGGACTGTCTCCCCACACTCAGAGCCCTGAGGCCAGCACCCAGGGGACTGGCCTGCAGGCATCACCTCCCCAAGCCTTGCCTCCTCCTGTGGAAAATAGGCCTGGAGAGGGAAGGCTGGAAGGATGGAATGAGATAATCCACGACCTCACTGGGTGCTCGGAATAACACCTCCATGTCCCGCCAGCTAGAAACTTGGTCTTCCCTTCCTAGActgtccccaccccacctgccAGGAGGACAAGATCCAGGGCGCTGTATGACTGGAGGGGACCCACGCCTGGGAAAACAGCTGCGCCCCAGGTGCTTTTCACAACAGCTTcactgaaatataattcacatgccaccCAGTTCACCCAGGAAACTGTGCAATTAGTGCTTTCAGTACAGAGTTGTCAACGCTTAcctctgtctagttccagaacattccatcaccccaaagagaAGCCCCGTCCCCATCAGCAGTTGCCCtcatcccctccccagcccctgacaaccacgaatctactctctgtctctgtggatttgcctgttctggacgtttcgcATCAATGGACTCACACCCTCTGTGTCCTTCTGTgtttggcttctctcactgagcattgTGTTCAACTTCCATCCATATTGTATCAAATGTCAATGCTTCACCACTTCGCATGGTTGAGTGATGCTCCCGTGTGTGGAGGGACCATATTCTGTTTATCcatcatccattgatggacacgtGGTTGTTGCTGCCTTTTGGCTGTCGTGAATCATGCTACTGTGGACGTGCGTGTACGAGTTTAAGTGTGAACATAAGTCGCCATTTCGCTcatgtatatgcccaggagtggaactgctgggtcacatggtgatTCTATGGTTGgctttttgaggagctgccagaaCGTCTTCCACAGCGGCTGCCCCATCTCACATTCTCACCAGCCATGCACGAGGGCTCCAGTGTTCCCACCTCTTCACCAGCAGCTGTGATTGGCCATCGTTTTGATTGCAGCCATCCTAGTTGGGTACAGCGGTATCTCGCTGTGGTTTTCTGGAAGACGTCAAGCCTACAGACAAGTTGTGAGAACAGCACAATGAACGCCCTGTTCCGGGAGTCCCCAGTtctacatattattattattattttaatatttatttatttatttatttatggccgtgttgggtcttcgtttctgtgtgggggctttctctagttgtggcaagcgggggccactcttcatcgcggtgcgcgggcctctcactatcacggcctctcttgttgtggagcacaggctccagacgtgcaggctcagtaactgtggctcacgggcccagctgctccgtggcatgtgggatcttcccagaccagggctcgaacccgtgtcccctgcattggcaggcagattctcaaccactgcgccaccagggaagccccctacataTTATTTTTGATTTCCATCAGCTGGAGGATGGGTAAATACACTGCAGCAAACTCACGGGGGAGTACTATGCAGCCACGAAAAAGAGTAACCCACTGAATACACAACAACGTGGATGATTCTCAGACAGAATGAGGAGAAGCAGTCAGACACAATAGAGGTCCATCTATGGGACATTCTGGAAAACCAACCCATGTGTGAACTGTCCGATGGGTGTCGCCCTCAGGGGCAATGATAGGGGACGTGAGGGGGTTTCAGGGGCTGGGTGTTCTTTGGAACACccctgtgtcctggaaaattAATTgaactgtattctttttttttttggccgcgcccacacggcctgtgggatcttagttccctgagcagggatggaaccacgccccctgcattggatatgcagagtcttaaccactggaccaccagggaagtcccgtgaacTGTATTCTTGATGTGTGCACTGTTCATGTTCTACCTGAAAAATACACACGTGTGGTCTTTTTATGTACGTGAGTATTTGAGAGGCAGCCTCAGAAATGGTCGGacgagtattttttttttttttttttttggctgtgccatgcggctgggGATCACATttcaccgaccagggatcgaacccggacccttggcagtgaaatcgcggagtcttaaccgctggaccgccagggaattcccggacgAGTCTTCTAATGGCAAGGTGCTCCGTCATAGCCAAGTGGCAACCTCATCCCTCATCCACGCTCAAATGCCCCCTCTTTTCACCGTTATGTCCTTGAATACCTTTTTTTCTCATCCCAAACCTGGGTAGGGCACATGCAGTGCCTtctgttctctgtctctgtgattGGCTGAATAAAGGCCCACAAAGATGTGTCCAcattctaatccccagaacctgtgaatctGACCTTATTTGGATAAAGAGTCTTGGCAGCTGCCATTACATTAAGATTTTCAAATGAGATCATCCTAGGCGCCCTAAATGCAGTCACAAGTACCCTTATGAGAGACACAGACACGGAGGAGAGGCCACGTGAAGGCgaaggcagagacgggagggacaCGGCCACAAGCCCAGGATGCCTGgagccccagaagctggaagaagcagtAAGGACCCTCCCTGGGAGCCTCCGGATGGCGCACAGCTCTGTCCACACCCTGATTTCATCCCAGTGATACTAATTTTGGATGTCTTGTCTCCAGAAATATGAgagaattaatttttgttgttagGGCACCAAGTTTGTGGTCGTTTGTTACGGTGGCCCCAGGAATCTGATGCCATGTCTTTCCATCTAGAGAGCATTCCTTGCCTTCCTCAAcacgtcttcttttttttttatgaattttttattggagtataattgatttacaatgctgtgttagtttcaggtgtagagcaaactgaatcagctatgcatatacatatatccgctcttttctagattcttttcccgtataggtcattacagagtactgagtagagttccctgtgctacacggtaggtccttactagttatctgttttatatatggtagtgtgtgtatgtccatcccaatctcccagtttatccctccccaccccccaacacttTTGAAGTCTCACAGAATGTCCCACAGCCTAAGTTCATCTGAACGTCTCTTGGTTCAATTTGGGTGAAAAGTTTTGGGGAAGAACCCAGCACACGTGAACAGCTTCTGAAACACAGTCTTGCCCAAGCCCCAACGTCTCGATGCCATGACCCCCTCTTAAGGACATCTGTCTCCACTTGTCTCATCTGTTGTTCATATTTTCATGCTTAAGTTTTACAAGGAAATTTGATATCCCCATCAGGAGTGGAAAACCAGTGCCATACATTGACACATTGACCATAAGCTGtaagaagaaatacaaagagaaGAGACCATGTGACAAAAGTCTCCGATTGGCAGGACCCCAGCCCGGGAGCTGAGACAGGGGTAACACGCAGGTGGCACCAAGCGAGACCGCCCGTGTTTGAGCAGGGACTGAAAGGAGAATGGCTTCCTCACCGCCAAGATCCAGGATCCAGCTCTTGGGGAGATACTAGTTTAGGGAATCTGATGTCCCAGAGagtagaagaggaaactgaggcaaaagaattcAGAAGTCTTGGCTTCCAGCCCAGGCTCCTGGCTCTGCCAGACTGCGGGGATACGAGGGGATGTCTCTAGGTCTTGGGGGAGCCAGGGCCAGCTGATTCAgtgaccccctcccccaccaggccAGGAAGGAAACCCTAGGTGTGAGCCAGGTCTGAGGTCACGGCCCCCCAGGGCATCTTGGGGTGGATTGGGGCGGGTTCGGGAGGATGCTGCTGTCTGTTGAAAACATTCCCAGCTGGTGGCATCACAGTGCACAGGCCCGCGTGGGCAGCTGCGTCTGGAATGTGCTGTCGAGAGGCGTCCAGACCTAGGAGTCTGGCCCTTCCAGAGTACAGGTCCGGCCTCCACTCTGGGTAGTGGGGAGACTGAAGTCTGAGCAACTGGGGACAGGTGGCAGCTTGAGCTGAGGCCCCTAAGGCCCACCGTGGTCTGGCCCCTGAGCACCCTTCCACCTttgcctctgcttcctctctcccAAACACTGCTCGAATTCCAACTTTCCACAGTTattcctgcctctcagggcctttgcactcgcTTTGATTGCTGCCTGGAGCACAGTTACACCATGTGTGCCTATTCTCATCCTTCACATACCAGCCAATCCCAGAGCAGACGCTCCCTCCcctgacctcagtttccccaactgaaTGATAAGGTGAGGCATGCCTTCCAGGTCTGATTCTAAAGTTTTGGCCCTGCTTACTCCTGAGTGGGATCTCCCTGGAGACCAGGGCTGAGATGCTCCAGGCTCCAGGGATTATTTCATTCCACTTGTCATCAAATCAACTTAGTTAGAGGTGAGTCTGCGCTCTCTGCCCCACTCCGTCCCTGGCCTTGGGAACTAgtgggtaaactgaggccagaAAGAGTGAATGAGGGAAATGTCCAGGAAACACGATGACCCAGCTGACCGTTGGCTCTGCGACTTTGAGTCAGACGGATGTGGGCCTTCATTCCAGTCTCTCTAACATTTGTGCTGTGTGTCTTTGGGGAACTTGATTgaactctctgaacctcagcttcctccACAATAAACCGGAGATAGTAATAGTTCCCTCCCCAGAGCTATCTTTGGATCAATGAAGATCGCGGATAGGAATCTCTAAATTGCAGAACGCTGTCCTAATTATTTGGCGACTATtccttaaacaacaacaacaacaacaaaacccaggtTCCGGGTCCTCCCAAAGATGGCTTAGATTCTCGCAGTGTTGCCCAAGCAACGGCTCTGTCCCGCCCCGCCTCGACAGCGAACAGCCAATCAGAGGGCGCCACCGGCGCATGCCCCCCGCCTCCGGCGCCCCGCTGCCCCCTGGGAATTGTGGTTCTGTCGGCGCTCTCCAGGCGCGTGGTCCCTTCGCGGCCGCCGTAGGCCTTAGGACTACAACTCCCGGCGGGTGCGGGCGGCGCGGTGGTCCCGCGTGCTGGCAGCATGTCTGCCGTGCGCTGGGGCCGCGGCGCGGCGGGGTTCGGGAGGGCCCTGTGGCCGGCGGGCGCCCCCGGCCTCCTGGCCGAGGAAGGTAATGAAGGGGAGTCCCGGGACCGCTGCCATGCCCCCCTACCCGCGGCCGTGACCTTTGGCTTCTCGACCCTCGGGATCCAGCTCCCTCCGACCTTTGCCCTTTGCCCTTGGGAGTTCTGGGGAACCCAGTGACTCGACGCAGCTTTCACTCGTCCTTGGCCCACTCTCCGGACAGGAGTCGGCGGGGCACTTTGATCTTCGACCCTTGATTTCTTTTGGAGCCCCATGACCCACTACTTACGGTTTAGGGTTTTTAACCTTTGAATTGTCTGTGCCTTAGTTCGACGAACATTTTATCCTCCACCCCAcgccccagttttcttttttcctttgcccgTGGTGTCCCCTACACTTTTGTCCTGTTAGTTTCTTTCCAGTGTGAGACCGGTGACCACTGACAGTTCCCACTGCCTTTAGGGTTCCTTTGCCCCGGATCCTGCGATTCCTGACCCTGTGagggccctccctcccccacccctgatgCCCGCCTCCTTCAGCCTCCCTGGTCTCTCCTGCAGGGGCCCTTGGTGGCGTCTGGGGCCGTAAGAGGAGCTCGACTGCCAGCCCTTGTGAGCAGGACCGCCGGAAGGACTGGGGCCATGCCGAGCTGCTGGAGGGTGAGCCTGACCCCCGAGGTCTGGGGCCTGAAGCCCCTTCCTCACTGTCCCCCCCGTCGGCAGCGCTGCTGGGAGCCGCCTCCCTGGTTCCCCACAGTGACCCCGGTGAGAAGGGATGTCAGTCTGTAAGGTGGGGTGACTCATGGGGTCCCGCTCTCTGGTGGTCCGAGGGCCCCCACGGTGAAGCGAGTGCTGTACACAGCGAGCTCTTGTAGTTCCCTCGTCCCAGCAGGGGCTCCCCCTTTCCAGATGAGACAGTTGAGGCCCAGATCTGTGGCTGGAGAGACTGGCTCAAGGCCACACACCGCTGCACGTGCAGAGCTGGGCTTTGAGCTGTGACTTGACCAAGCTCAGTGGTCCTGGCTcagcttcctgggcttgggtgcaTGATGGGGTCTAGTTGTGGTCATTGTCACCTGGGACGGACAGCCAGGTCCTGGCGGCCTCTGTAGCAAGTGGGGGGCATCTGTCCTTCTCGCCACCTCACTGTCCTCTCCTTCCCAGACGTCCAGTGCCTCCTGCTTCCCCTCCTGTCCCTCGTCCAGTGTGTGTCCCCCAgccaggagtggggtgggggaggctttGAAAAACACCTAATTTCAGAAAACCCCAAACACACAGAAGTGAAGCCACAGGTCCCACGCGCTTCAAGAGCAACCTTCTTTCGTTTCTCACCCATCTCATTATTTTAAAGCTAAGCCCAGGGTCTGGAAATCTGAATCACTTCATCTCACTCCCCAGCCTTGAACCGTCCAACTGTTTCCTCTCTCACAGAATAATCTCCAGACCCCCACTGAGGGCCATAGACCTCCGGGCCTTTGCCTACCTCCTCGGCTTCTGGCATCAGGAGCTTTGCACTTGCTTGTCCCGGGTCACCCCCCAGGCGGCTCAGATGCGGCCGCCTCCGAGGGAAACCTGTGCCCACATCCGGCTTCTGCCTCGTGTCCTGCCCCACGCTTTGCCGCCGGACAGTCTCCCGCACGTGCAGAAAGGGTCTGCTGAGTCTCCGGTCACTGGGGCCAGGGCCGCACCTGTGTTTCTGCTCTGGGCCAGCTCTCTCTGGGGCCGATGTTGTAGTGAGACAGGCGCAGGCAGGAGATGGATACCCTTGGTCCTCACGTTCGTGGATTCTGTGTTTGCAAAGTCTCCTACCAGCTGAACTTGTAACCCCAAAGCCAATGCATGCCTTCCCAGCTGAGGTGGAGCTGGGCGACTCCCTGTCAACAGGCGTCCTTTTCAGGGTGTATCTGGTGCCACGTTTTTGCATTTTGTGCTGTTTGTTGGTGGTTCTGCAGTTTAAAATGGCCCCAGGCGTGGTGCTGGGGTGCTGTCTAGTTTCCTCAGCTCAAGGGGGCTGTGACGTGCCTTTTGTAGAAAATCTGCGTGTTCGACAAGCTTTGTTGAGGAATGAGTTGTAGAAGtattggctgtgagttcaatgttagTGAATCAGCAGTACACAGGAAATAAGATATCTCAGATGAGAACTCACAAAACAGGGTTATGTGTGGacctgttggtggaaatgtgacCATGGGCTCTCACGGAGCCCCGTGTTTGCCTGGGAGTGGTGGTTCCTGTTCACCAGCTCAGTGGCCTGAAACTCTGTAGAACAGAACTGCCCCAGGTCCTGAGAGCTGACTGTCGGTGAAGTGGCACAGGGCAGCGGCGGGCTGTGAATTGTCTGTGTGTGGGGGGATAatggcacgtgcaaaggccctgaggccattACAGATGGAGTTGGGGTGGGAGGTGC includes:
- the FGF22 gene encoding LOW QUALITY PROTEIN: fibroblast growth factor 22 (The sequence of the model RefSeq protein was modified relative to this genomic sequence to represent the inferred CDS: deleted 2 bases in 1 codon), producing the protein MGPALVLAPPPVGSHPAPCGSGPAPQGPHWPVPDFAGRSGRPDHGPAPHPGPPTVALAPPPRPPLAPSSTPPPISQWQSRGRARGDKSRRRRAGCGALRGRLWLGLAWLLLARAPGAAGTPNSPRRPRSYTHPEGDVRWRRLFSSTHFFLCVDPSGRVQGTRWRDSPDSVFFELRSIRVSVVALKAMNTGFYVAMNRRGRLSWSRVCARFRERIDENGYNTYASVRWRHRGRPMFLALDAGLGGRGGGAGARRRGVRTQRHHPPTHFLPVLVS